TAACAATTTATGGACCTACACAAGCAGCATATTGTCAATTCAGGTGAGGGCAGGATTTCTTTTTGCAAGACAAAGCAGATTTACAGTTCTCTTTATTTTGCAAAGTACATATGCTTTGACATGAAGCACTGCATATTTAATCTGTGTTTCTTTATGATATCGAGTGTATTAAGTATGTACATGTCCATGTATACAACAATAAGCATGTCTAAATGTACAGTTGTGCATGGGGGAAAATCAGGACCTGATTTTTGGAAATGTCCTCCAGCCACTCCGCAGCTACTGTTTCACATATACTGTTCCACCCGTAAACACCCATTGCAGAAACATTCTTAAGCTTCAAATCAATTCCCTGCACACAAAAAATATTTCAGGGTTGTCTGTTGGTACACAGATAATCATCAGTGAACTAACTGCTCTAAAGTATTTCTTATGCAAAAACGAATTACCTTCCATGGAAGGATGTTGAGAAGTTCTGCATAATTTCCTTTGCCAAGTGCAATAGGATCAAACTGGCGAGGAATATAATTAATATGCAGAACCAGAGGCTTCACGTCAAATTTCTGGCACCATAGAAAAATATTAGATTGTTCACTGAAGACAAGCAGAGCCCAGCTGGCTATTGCTTACTAGTGCAAAAAATGAGAAAACGGAAGAAGTCGACGACTGTTGGCGTTAGTATTTTTTTTTAGTATGCCAGGTTACCGGGTGCAGAAAGTTCTCATGTGATCCCTATGAAGTCCCGTGATTAAGAGGGAAACAGTCATTGTAAGTTCAAATACCTGAAAGAAAGGAAGTAATGCCTCATCCACAATTGCAGCGCTTCCATATGTTGTGCTGTCCATACCAACAATCTCATTTTCGTAAGACAGATGAGGGTTGCTGTTGCTAGATTCATTCTGGAAGAAACTGATGAGGAAGTTCAGTTGCCCCTGATCAAGATGTAATTGAAGAGGCAAAATCTCAAGGCATAACCTGAAGAAAGATGCAAGAGAAGGGGGTTAATCGACACACTGAGGGAGCATAAAAGGTGTCAGATAGGAGTTGAAAAATAGCCAGCATAATTCCTTGGAACTACAATTTAACACTAAAGTATGGCAGAGACACAAATTAGTTATAAGGTCAAAGGTCTAAAGAGCAACAATGCTTCATAAACAACCAACCAAATATGCATGAAGAATATGGATCTGCTATCTGGAACTTTTCTCAGAACTTCCAAAGCGTTAACAATATGCATAAGCAACTATAATAGTGGAATTGGGTCAAAACACTACATCAGATTAGATCCAATTACTACGTATAAATTATGTCTGCTATTGAACTGTTAAAATGACATGTTCCATATATCCCTTACATTAGCCAAGTATACAACTTAATCTCACAATGTTCTGCAACCAACACATAGGTTACTATACAACAATCCACCAGATTAAAGGGTGTCTTGCATGTAATATGTATATGTATGATGTATATGGGATACCCTTACAGTAATATTTACCTTTAaccatttgaatatgtctaagtaTCGAACGAAGGACGAACACAGTACAGAGCACAGAAACAAGGAAATATCTTTTCCAGTAGATTAATTCGTTGTGTATGCAATCTAGTGCTGCACATACCTGTAGTCTTCCAAAGGAGCCTCTGGTTCAGGCCTTACAGACTCCAGTTCTAACTTGAATGCAGGGGAGCAAGATTCTCTTGGGTAGTCCTTCGAGTCATAGCATCCAAGAACCTTTTAAAAAAAGACAGAAGTTTAGCATTAATCGGTGATAAAAACAATTTATCAATGAAATTTAGCCAAAAAAATATGTGTACCATTTTCCATGGAGCATGCGCATTTTGGTCACAAAGATTTAGGTCCTGGGCAGAGATGGCTAACTTAGAAACAGAAACATCCCCATCTGGATACATATCAAATTGCATACTGAGCCCTGACACGATAAATTCCAAAGAAGAGCTCCTATCTCTTCCATTTGAGCACGTACGGCTAGTTAAATCGTTCTCAGCTAATGACCAGTCATCTCCAGCATACATTCGCCACTTAACATCTATATCATGAATAAGAATCTGGCCTTTCAGATTGCAAGATTCATCAGAATTCAAGTTGCGAACAGCATGATCACCTTCTTGTTGGAACACATGCTCTCCATGCAGGTTGTTCCTTTTTGAGACATGGTTTTCAACTATCGTCAAGGGAGTATTGCTGTACCATCCACCATCATCGCAGTCCACAGCTTTACAAGCATCATCACCAGATGTGCACTGATGGTTTACTTtacgagatgatgatgatgaattcaGAAGATCAGGCATATAATAAGAGTCAATGATGTGGTCAGGACAGGAGTTCTGCTTTTGTGGTATTTGAGCAGTACTGTCTGCTGGAGTGACTAATGATGATCCAAGCGAAATGTGTGAAACACAGGCATCAGTTGCCTCAGGGTTAATCATACTCATCTCATACTCAACATTCACTTCACTGTTACTAAATGAGTTATGACAATTTCTGTCCCAGAAATTGTAGGTTGTATTGGCCTGGTCACTGTAAAAAGCATTATCAATTATGTCATCAAGCAAACCGTCAGACTTGGACTCTGCTGAATCTGCGAAGCTGTCAGTGCTGTTCTCTGACATATCTGATGCATCACTGGCCATATTTTGCGTGTTTGCCTGTTGGACAATATTCCACCTAGATTGGAGATGAACTAAGGCATCCCGCATATCTGGAGCATATAGCTTCTGTAATTGAGAAACCAAATGGACAAGACCATATGTTGAATCACGGCAGGTACCAATATCAAATTGTGACTCGGATATTTCAAGCTTCCAAAAGGAAGTATCAATTCGTAGAGCAGCTTCAACGAATGTATTATGGCCAATCTTAGCATAGCCCATTTGACGGAGGTAATCCACATCATAACCGCAAGTAACATTTTTCGAACCAGATGATCCACAGATGAGAAGCCCGAGATCTCGTAGTTGGATGTCAAAATCAGTAGCTGCGGAGTCTGATGCAGATTTGCTATGAAGTTTAAATGAAGAGGCAGCTAAAAGGCATGAAAAAGACTTGCAATCTGGAGCTTCAGCACCGAGTGTAGAATTTTTCCGGTGAGGTTCATAGCTCAGAGCAACATCAGCCAACTCAAGGAAAAAAGATGACCAAAAAGGTTCACCAGCCTGTGAACTATTTCTGCTACTACTATTACTGGATTGTTCAGATCCACTTGAACCTGAACTGAACAGCAAAGATATTGCACTGATCCAATCCATTCGTCCACCAGGTGCCACAAGTGTCCCAGAACTAACATTGACAGAAGTATAATTCTCTTGTAGTTTTGGGTTCCTGATGTGGGTCACAGAACAGCCAGCAGTTCCGAAAGACAATACATTGTTCCCTTCACCGTCACCCCGCTGACTAGCGGAGTCCTTGCAAATAACTAGTTGAAAATCTTTGCTTTCTTCACAAGTTTGATCATCTGTACCACTAACAGAACCCCAAAGCTCACCTTCACCATGATTCACCCAAAGAAAACTGGAATTATTGACCCCACCAACATTAGAAAATGAGCACAGAGACAATTTTGAAACGGACAACTTGAGGCGATTCCAGGAGCCTTCTAGTTCTGCCTGCAATGAAGGACTAACTTCCACAGTTTCATCCAACTCAGTGCAAATATCCAACATGCTGCATTCAAAAATGACAGATGTTTGAATGGCAACTTCGCTGTTTTTGTCCTTGCCATTTTCAGAACTGCCTGTTGCTACATCTGACAGCCCATCAACTATGAGATCTAGCAGCTGATTTAGTTGTCCACAATCCTTCTTATTGAGATGAACTGAAACACAAGGAAGTTGAACATGCAGCAAGAATTCAGTGCTCTGAATGAGCTCCTGGCGTATAGTAAAACTTGACTCTACAAGATCTTGTGAAGTTGTAGAAGAGGCAACGCCGACCCATTTGTTATTTTCTTTCTGAGTAATCTTCTGGTCGTGTAGGTTTGGCAAACTCCATACTTTGTTCACCATCTCAGGGCAAGTTACAGGATGACTTTTCCGGATCATTCTAATGCTGGAGTCATGATATTCGGATCTAGTCACCGATAAAATCTTCAAAGCAGAGAAAGTTTGcctgctcaaagagccgattctacCATCCAATACACCAACAGGTTTAATGAAGTAGATGTCAAAGTTCCCAGTAGCCAAATGGAGTGAAGTAGATGGTGTGCTCGGATGACCATCATTAGATCTTTCATTTCGAAGTGGGGAAGGGGCTTTCTGAGATAACGTGTGGTCGAGGACAAGGAACTTATCCAAGATGGACGGACGACTTAAATCCCAAGAGGGCTCATAAGGAAAGCAAAGAATGATTCTTGCATGCGATGGGGCTATCTGAACCTTCAGGCTCTCGCTGGACGAAGTATTAGCCAATTTGCTGTTTTTTTCATCACCATCCCTGTGAAGTTTATGC
This region of Lolium perenne isolate Kyuss_39 chromosome 2, Kyuss_2.0, whole genome shotgun sequence genomic DNA includes:
- the LOC127336384 gene encoding autophagy-related protein 2 is translated as MGLLRGFSVGAVMKRMCKAVLKKGLGDFFLGELDLDQLDLQLTSGTLELTDLALNAEFINAQLSRSPFMVKEGSIKSLLVKFPLQLKSCEIVVEDLELVLAPSVPSEVPPVDAECSVSGNSSGTQTSVNTNRNESDKHCSTSASRDVDEGVKRIANAVKWFLTNFKIKFKNTYIVFDPHTSLDNKVSEYNRSLVFRVKEIEFGTNLSTDGLVKLNNFVTFHEAVIEFLKMDHVDVLLQNNSDRAAADISSGHSTTSVLTGPIGGFSGTLNLSIPWSNGCLNLKKIDADVSVDSLELLLQISSIQWFIYVLDSLHRNQGEHNSAHNTADMSLNTSRSALNASKSVMANKEDLDQIALSQNRQDKYQDSFLTKAHVIQDWIPELVVHEDQGEPDSDCDESIDQFFECFEELRNSQTNLGNSGIWDWTCSVFNAITFASTLASGSDQVPKEPPIEKTVRASIAEISVILLLNDEMDAGDSSASTSLFHDMRSSEMFSSCLSSGQIEQSMMSPATASSLNMHHLEAKCQNIHLELQTYPRNLGFKASIAHMKLDEYYSTENTNSTHSHLGTAFLNNNFCREVQAALPQFPFASQDYWVETAGRGSHNSDKFIKVELLKTFGECTFHYDVSNTDQDGNSGSSTSLSIHLAPLILWVHFHTVYMVLKFISKVKSDLHGEHKLHRDGDEKNSKLANTSSSESLKVQIAPSHARIILCFPYEPSWDLSRPSILDKFLVLDHTLSQKAPSPLRNERSNDGHPSTPSTSLHLATGNFDIYFIKPVGVLDGRIGSLSRQTFSALKILSVTRSEYHDSSIRMIRKSHPVTCPEMVNKVWSLPNLHDQKITQKENNKWVGVASSTTSQDLVESSFTIRQELIQSTEFLLHVQLPCVSVHLNKKDCGQLNQLLDLIVDGLSDVATGSSENGKDKNSEVAIQTSVIFECSMLDICTELDETVEVSPSLQAELEGSWNRLKLSVSKLSLCSFSNVGGVNNSSFLWVNHGEGELWGSVSGTDDQTCEESKDFQLVICKDSASQRGDGEGNNVLSFGTAGCSVTHIRNPKLQENYTSVNVSSGTLVAPGGRMDWISAISLLFSSGSSGSEQSSNSSSRNSSQAGEPFWSSFFLELADVALSYEPHRKNSTLGAEAPDCKSFSCLLAASSFKLHSKSASDSAATDFDIQLRDLGLLICGSSGSKNVTCGYDVDYLRQMGYAKIGHNTFVEAALRIDTSFWKLEISESQFDIGTCRDSTYGLVHLVSQLQKLYAPDMRDALVHLQSRWNIVQQANTQNMASDASDMSENSTDSFADSAESKSDGLLDDIIDNAFYSDQANTTYNFWDRNCHNSFSNSEVNVEYEMSMINPEATDACVSHISLGSSLVTPADSTAQIPQKQNSCPDHIIDSYYMPDLLNSSSSSRKVNHQCTSGDDACKAVDCDDGGWYSNTPLTIVENHVSKRNNLHGEHVFQQEGDHAVRNLNSDESCNLKGQILIHDIDVKWRMYAGDDWSLAENDLTSRTCSNGRDRSSSLEFIVSGLSMQFDMYPDGDVSVSKLAISAQDLNLCDQNAHAPWKMVLGCYDSKDYPRESCSPAFKLELESVRPEPEAPLEDYRLCLEILPLQLHLDQGQLNFLISFFQNESSNSNPHLSYENEIVGMDSTTYGSAAIVDEALLPFFQKFDVKPLVLHINYIPRQFDPIALGKGNYAELLNILPWKGIDLKLKNVSAMGVYGWNSICETVAAEWLEDISKNQVHKLLKGLPPIKSLVAVGSGTKKLVSLPFKSYKKDRKLLKGMQRGAVAFIRSVSIEAVGLGVHLAGGAHDLLLKTERALTAVPPPSTSREARKPKDNIRANQPEGAHQGLKQAYESLTDGLGRTASALIGNPIKVYNRGGGPGSVLATAICGAPAAAVAPVSASARAVHYALLGLRNSLDPAHKKESAYKYSGPSQS